The Pocillopora verrucosa isolate sample1 chromosome 14, ASM3666991v2, whole genome shotgun sequence genome has a segment encoding these proteins:
- the LOC131784400 gene encoding tartrate-resistant acid phosphatase type 5-like isoform X2, producing the protein MMAIKHILLAIFLTSVAYVRCDELRFLVVGDWGGMPLFPYTTPYETAVSIAMGKVAQELGTQFTVALGDNFYITGVKNVDDKRFKETFEDVFTAESLMTPWFFCAGNHDHYGNASAQIAYSSRSERWNFPDFYYTKSWKIPGSDLELQLVLIDTVLLCGNTGHDHTHTQPEGPESIEVAEAQWDWLESTLRSSTAHYLIVGGHFPVWSIAEHGPTQCLVDRLRPLLEKYHVTAYISGHDHNLQHLKEADSSVNYFVIGAGAKIDNNTSHSNKVPKDSSLFFWADSSKAGGFAVVHMAVDSTTLEMLDSHGSSVYKAQLNPRHSGA; encoded by the exons ATGATGGCGATCAAGCATATTCTCTTGGCGATCTTCCTTACTAGCGTAGCTTACGTTCGCTGCGATGAACTGAGATTTCTGGTGGTGGGTGATTGGGGCGGCATGCCTTTGTTCCCGTATACTACTCCTTACGAGACAGCCGTTAGCATTGCTATGGGAAAAGTCGCACAGGAACTGGGAACACAGTTTACCGTCGCTcttg gtgATAATTTTTATATTACGGGGGTGAAAAACGTGGATGataaaagatttaaagaaacatttgaggACGTGTTCACTGCCGAATCACTGATGACCCCGTGGTTCTTTTGCGCCGGAAATCACGATCACTATGGCAACGCATCTGCTCAGATTGCCTACAGTTCAAGGTCCGAACGCTGGAATTTTCCAGACTTTTATTACACTAAATCCTGGAAGATTCCTG gcTCTGATTTGGAATTGCAGTTGGTTCTTATAGACACGGTTCTACTCTGCGGTAATACTGGACATGATCACACCCATACTCAACCTGAAG GGCCCGAATCTATTGAAGTTGCCGAGGCACAATGGGATTGGTTGGAATCTACCCTTCGTTCGTCCACAGCACATTATCTGATCGTTGGAGGCCATTTTCCAGTCTGGTCTATAGCTGAGCACGGACCAACCCAATGTTTAGTTGATCGACTAAGACCTTTGTTGGAGAAATATCACGTGACTGCTTATATTAGTGGACATGATCATAACCTACAG CACTTGAAAGAAGCGGACTCCTCGgtcaattattttgtaattggAGCTGGCGCAAAAATAGACAACAATACCAGCCACAGCAACAAAGTTCCCAAAGATAGTTCGTTGTTTTTCTGGGCTGACTCCAGCAAGGCAGGAGGATTTGCTGTGGTGCACATGGCGGTGGATAGCACTACACTAGAGATGTTGGATTCCCATGGATCCTCTGTCTATAAAGCTCAGCTCAACCCTCGTCATTCAGGAGCTTAG
- the LOC131784400 gene encoding tartrate-resistant acid phosphatase type 5-like isoform X1: MMAIKHILLAIFLTSVAYVRCDELRFLVVGDWGGMPLFPYTTPYETAVSIAMGKVAQELGTQFTVALGDNFYITGVKNVDDKRFKETFEDVFTAESLMTPWFFCAGNHDHYGNASAQIAYSSRSERWNFPDFYYTKSWKIPGSDLELQLVLIDTVLLCGNTGHDHTHTQPEGPESIEVAEAQWDWLESTLRSSTAHYLIVGGHFPVWSIAEHGPTQCLVDRLRPLLEKYHVTAYISGHDHNLQHLKEQNSSVEYFVIGAGDFLWKSTPNKDKVPQGSSLFFWAEYLRLGGFAVVRASVEKLTVEFVDSFQSSLYKRILYPRSEMKVAV; the protein is encoded by the exons ATGATGGCGATCAAGCATATTCTCTTGGCGATCTTCCTTACTAGCGTAGCTTACGTTCGCTGCGATGAACTGAGATTTCTGGTGGTGGGTGATTGGGGCGGCATGCCTTTGTTCCCGTATACTACTCCTTACGAGACAGCCGTTAGCATTGCTATGGGAAAAGTCGCACAGGAACTGGGAACACAGTTTACCGTCGCTcttg gtgATAATTTTTATATTACGGGGGTGAAAAACGTGGATGataaaagatttaaagaaacatttgaggACGTGTTCACTGCCGAATCACTGATGACCCCGTGGTTCTTTTGCGCCGGAAATCACGATCACTATGGCAACGCATCTGCTCAGATTGCCTACAGTTCAAGGTCCGAACGCTGGAATTTTCCAGACTTTTATTACACTAAATCCTGGAAGATTCCTG gcTCTGATTTGGAATTGCAGTTGGTTCTTATAGACACGGTTCTACTCTGCGGTAATACTGGACATGATCACACCCATACTCAACCTGAAG GGCCCGAATCTATTGAAGTTGCCGAGGCACAATGGGATTGGTTGGAATCTACCCTTCGTTCGTCCACAGCACATTATCTGATCGTTGGAGGCCATTTTCCAGTCTGGTCTATAGCTGAGCACGGACCAACCCAATGTTTAGTTGATCGACTAAGACCTTTGTTGGAGAAATATCACGTGACTGCTTATATTAGTGGACATGATCATAACCTACAG CATCTGAAAGAACAGAATTCCTCCGTTGAATATTTCGTCATTGGAGCTGGCGACTTTTTGTGGAAAAGCACCCCGAACAAAGACAAAGTACCACAAGGAAGCTCGCTGTTTTTCTGGGCTGAGTACTTAAGATTAGGAGGATTTGCTGTGGTACGCGCCTCGGTGGAGAAATTGACTGTGGAATTTGTAGATTCCTTCCAAAGTAGTCTTTACAAAAGAATACTCTATCCTCGCTCTGAAATGAAAGTTGCCGTATAG